The Oryzias melastigma strain HK-1 linkage group LG13, ASM292280v2, whole genome shotgun sequence genome window below encodes:
- the lhx1a gene encoding LIM/homeobox protein Lhx1 has product MVHCAGCERPILDRFLLNVLDRAWHVKCVQCCECKCNLTEKCFSREGRLYCKNDFFRRFGTKCGGCSQGISPNDLVRRARSKVFHLNCFTCMMCNKQLSTGEELYIIDENKFVCKEDYLSNSSVKDTNLLSVTACSDPSLSPDSQDPLQDDVVLKDTEIAALSDKETVNNENDDQNLGGKRRGPRTTIKAKQLETLKAAFAATPKPTRHIREQLAQETGLNMRVIQVWFQNRRSKERRMKQLSALGARRHAFFRSPRRMRTLVDRLEPGELIPNGPFSYYGDYQSEYYGPGGNYDFFPQGPPSSQAQTPVDLPFVPSSGPTGTPLGGMDHPLPGHHPSSEVQRFSDIISHHPGDSPSPEPGIPGPLHSISSEVFGPSPPFTSLSLNSNGYNNHLSHQPTEMNEGTVW; this is encoded by the exons ATGGTCCACTGCGCCGGCTGTGAGAGGCCTATCCTGGACCGCTTTCTGCTCAACGTGCTGGACAGAGCCTGGCACGTCAAGTGCGTGCAGTGCTGCGAGTGCAAATGTAATCTGACAGAGAAGTGTTTTTCCCGGGAGGGGAGACTGTACTGCAAAAACGACTTTTTTAG GCGGTTCGGCACCAAGTGCGGCGGCTGCTCGCAGGGCATCTCCCCCAACGACCTGGTCCGGAGGGCCCGCAGCAAGGTGTTCCACCTCAACTGCTTCACCTGCATGATGTGCAACAAGCAGCTGTCCACCGGGGAGGAGCTCTACATCATAGACGAGAACAAATTCGTTTGCAAAGAAGACTACCTTAGTAACTCGAGTGTGAAAGATACGAACCTCCTCTCAG TGACGGCGTGCAGCGATCCCAGCTTATCCCCGGACTCCCAAGACCCGCTCCAGGACGACGTGGTTTTGAAAGACACGGAGATAGCCGCGCTGTCGGACAAGGAGACGGTGAACAACGAGAACGACGACCAGAACTTAGGCGGGAAGAGGCGCGGGCCCAGAACCACCATCAAGGCAAAGCAGCTGGAGACGCTGAAAGCTGCTTTCGCTGCCACTCCCAAACCCACCAGACACATCCGGGAGCAGCTGGCGCAGGAAACCGGCCTGAACATGAGGGTCATCCAG GTCTGGTTCCAGAATAGGCGGTCGAAAGAGAGACGCATGAAGCAGCTGAGCGCGTTAGGCGCGCGGAGGCACGCGTTCTTCCGGAGCCCGAGGCGGATGAGAACGCTGGTGGACCGGCTGGAGCCCGGAGAACTCATTCCCAACGGACCCTTCTCCTACTATGGAG ATTATCAAAGTGAGTACTACGGCCCTGGAGGGAACTATGACTTTTTCCCTCAAGGACCTCCATCATCGCAGGCACAAACCCCAGTTGATCTCCCCTTCGTGCCCTCTTCAGGCCCCACTGGGACTCCCCTTGGAGGCATGGACCACCCTCTGCCAGGCCACCACCCCTCCAGTGAGGTGCAGCGCTTCTCTGACATCATATCCCACCACCCAGGGGACTCTCCCAGCCCAGAACCCGGCATTCCGGGGCCATTGCACAGCATCTCGTCGGAGGTGTTCGGCCCCAGCCCCCCCTTTACCTCACTGTCATTAAACAGCAACGGATACAACAACCATCTGTCTCACCAGCCCACAGAGATGAACGAGGGCACTGTGTGGTAG